The window GACGGATATCGCCATGAAAAAAGCTCCGCTGTCAAAATGGAGGGCGCGCCTGGCGCGCCAGGGCATCTACCCAGTATCGTCGCAAACAAGAATGGCTCGCATCGAGCGAGTGCTTTCCCCTCCCACGGACACAGCCATGACCATCATCCAGCAAGCCGACCTGATCGAGTCGGTAGCCGCCGCGCTCCAGTACATCAGCTACTACCACCCCACCGACTACATCGCCCACCTCGCGCGTGCCTACGAGCGCGAGCAGAGCCCTGCGGCCAAGGACGCGATGGCGCAGATCCTCACCAACAGCAAGATGAGCGCCACCGGCCAGCGGCCGATCTGCCAGGACACGGGCATCGTGAACGTGTTCCTGAAGGTCGGCATGGACGTCCGATGGGGCGGCTTCACCGGCTCGCTGGACGACGCCATCAACGAAGGCGTGCGCCGTGGCTACAACCACCCCGACAACATGCTGCGCGCCTCGGTGGTCGCAGATCCGCAGTTCGACCGCAAGAACACCAAGGACAACACGCCGGCGGTGATCTTCACGGAGATCGTGCCCGGCAACACCGTCGAGGTCACGGTGGCCGCCAAGGGCGGCGGGAGCGAGAACAAGAGCAAGCTCGTGATGCTGAATCCGGGTGACAGCGTGGTCGACTGGGTGCTCAAGACCGTGCCGACCATGGGCGCGGGCTGGTGCCCGCCGGGCATGCTGGGCATCGGCATCGGCGGCACCGCCGAGAAGGCTGCCCTGCTCGCCAAGGAAAGCCTGATGGACGACCTCGACATGCACGAGCTGCTGGCCAGGAAGCGTGCGGGCGCCGAGCTCGGCAAGGTCGAGGCGCTGCGCGTCGAGCTGTACGAGAAGGTCAATGCACTGGGCATCGGTGCGCAGGGCCTTGGCGGCTTGGCCACGGTGCTGGACGTCAAGATCAAGATGTACCCCACGCACGCGGCCAGCAAGCCGGTGGCGATGATCCCGAACTGCGCGGCCACACGCCACGCCCATTTCGTGCTCGACGGCTCGGGGCCGGTCTACCTGGAGGCACCTTCGCTGGACCTCTGGCCCAAGATCGAATGGGCGCCCGACTACAACAAGAGCAAGCGCGTCGACCTCGACAAGCTCACGCCGGCCGAGGTTGCCAGCTGGAAGCCCGGCGACACGCTGCTGCTCAACGGCAAGATGCTCACGGGCCGCGACGCTGCGCACAAGCGCATCGCCGACATGCTGGCCAAGGGCGAGAAGCTGCCGGTGGACTTCACCAACCGGGTGATCTACTACGTGGGCCCGGTCGATCCGGTGAAGGGCGAGGCCGTGGGCCCGGCCGGCCCGACCACCGCCACGCGCATGGACGGCTTCACCGAAATGATGCTGGCAAAGACGGGGCTGATCGCGATGATCGGAAAGGCCGAGCGCGGCCCGGTTGCCATCGAGGCAATCCAGAAGCACAAGAGCGCCTACTTGATGGCAGTGGGCGGCGCCGCCTACCTCGTGAGCAAGGCGATCAAGACTGCCAAGGTGGTGGGCTTCGCCGATCTCGGCATGGAAGCAATCTACGAATTCGACGTGGTCGACATGCCGGTGACGGTCGCGGTCGATGCCGGCGGCACCAGCGCCCATATCACTGGCCCGGCCGAGTGGCAGAAGCGCATTGCGAGCGGCGAGTTCAAGACCATCATGATGGAAGCGGCTTGAGCGTTCCAGGTGCCCTTGCCGATCGCCCGATCGGCGTCTTCGACAGCGGCATCGGCGGCCTCAGTGTGCTGAATGCGCTGCGCGAGGCTTTGCCGCACGAACGCTTCGCGTACTTCGCCGATACGGCCCATGCGCCATACGGCGAACGCGGCGATGCCTACGTCGCACAGCGCACCGGGACGGTCGCGCGCTACCTGCGCGAACGGCATGGCATCAAGGCGCTGGTGGTTGCCTGCAACACCGCGACAGCAGCCGCCATCCACGAACTTCGGGCCGAGCACCCGAATCTTCCGGTGGTGGGGGTCGAGCCTGCCCTCAAGCCGGCGGTGGCCGCCAGCAGGACGGGCCACATTGCCGTGCTCGCCACCCGCGTCACGGTGGAAAGCCGCAAGTTCGAGGCGCTGCGTACATCGCTGGCCGGACAGGCGCAGTTCCGCGTCATCCCCTGCGACGGCCTGGCAGGCGCCATCGAGCGCGGCGATGGCGCGGGCATTGCGGCCTTGAGCGAGCGCTATCTGCGCCAGGCCGGCCGCTTCGGCACCGCGCCTGGCGAGATCGACACGCTCGTGCTGGGTTGCACGCACTACCCCTTCATCGCGGACGAACTGCGTCGCCACTGCGGGAGAGCGGTGCGCTTCATCGACACCGGCGCACCGGTCGCGCTGCAGACGCAGCGGCTGCTGGCGCAGGCCGGCAAGCTTTCGGCGAATGGCGAAGGCGCAGTGGCGCTCCTGAGCAGCGCCGCGCCGGACGGGCTCGATGCCGCGGCGGCACGCTGGCTCGCGCGGCCCGCGGTGCCTGCGTCCTTGGCCGGCGCCTGACGCCTCCCAGCTTGCACATGCGTCGACACCTGTTCCTTGGCCTCCTGCTGGTGCTGCTGAGCGCCGCGGGACACGCGGCTTGCGACACCGGTCTCGCGGAGCGCATGCATGCCAAGCTGCACGCCAAGCAGGTGCTGGACCATGAACTTGCCGTGTGCCAGCCTTGGCGCGGCTTCGCCGGTCGCTTTATCGTCGTGCTGCCGCTGCCGCGCCCTTCCGCCGCCGCGGGCGTGACGGAGTTCGATCTGGACGTGCTTGTGGTGCAGGAGGCCGACAACGGCAATACCGAGCGAGCCACGGTCGTGAGCCGGCTGTTCGAGCCGTCCGCCCTGATCGAGGACGCAGCGCGCATCGGCGAGATCAAGGTCGACACGGCACGCTACACGCTCGCCAGGGACGCGCGGGCATTCGGGCTGCGCATCCTGCGCCAGGCCCGGTCGCGCGCGAACCCGTACTCCAACGAAACGCTGACGCTGTACGTCGCTCGCGGGCCGAAGCTCGCCAAGGTGCTCAATGGCCTCGAGCTGACCATGGAGCGCGGCGAATGGGACGTCAACTGCGCTGGTAATTTCGAGACCGTGCGCGGCAACCTGTCGGTTGCTCGCAGCACGAGCAACGCTTACGCCGACCTGTTGCTGCGCCAGACCCGCAATGAGACCCACTCCAGCGCGCAAGGAGACGAATGCGTCACGCAGGAGCGGCCGGCGAAGTACTCGTCGCAGATGCTGCGCTACGACGGGGCGGCCTACCGTGCTGCCAAGGGCTCCGCCTCCGACTGAGGCGTGTCCCCGGCCAGTGCCGCCGCCCGGCCGCGCCGCATGTCGATCGGCAGCAGCAGGAGCAGCCCGCCGATAAACAGCACGCTGGTCGCCAGGATCGCGATGCGCTGGTTGCCGCCAGTCGCCCAGGTGATGGCGCCGTAGCTCAGCGGCCCGATGATCGCAGCCAGCCGCGTGGCAAAACTCCAGAGGCCGAAGAACTCCGCCAACTGCCGCGGCGGCGCTAGCACGCCGGTCATGGCGCGCCCGGCCGACTGGCTCGATCCCATAGCCAGACCAGCGATGGTTGCCGCCCACCAGAACCCGCCCTTGGTCGTGACCGACGCGGCGATGACGCACACCGCTATCCAAGCGAGCAGTGCGCCGGAGAGTGCACGCCGGTGGCCGATGCGGTCCTGCAGATAGCCGAAGCCGAAGGCACCGAGCGCCGCCGCGATGTTGAGCACGAAGATCAGCACCATCGTCTCGCTAGGGACGAAGCCGATCACCTGCTCCGCATAGATTGCAGCAAGCGTGATCGCCACCGCCACACCGCCCTGGTAGCAGACGGTGCAGGACAAAAGCCACATGAAATCGCGGTAGGCGCGCGCATTGCGGAAGGTTTCGCTCAGCTGCTGCCAGGCGTTGCGGCTATCGGTGGCTTTCTGTGGCTGCGCACGCTCAGGCAGCAGTGCGAAGGTGGCGCAGGCCGCAAGACCGTAGATCGCCGCCGTGATCAGCATCGTGACCGGCACGAAATGGGCAGCGGGCAACCCTTTCGCCTGGGCGGAGAGCACGTAGGCCAGGCACACTCCGAGTGCGAGCATGCCACCGATGTAGCCGAAGGCCCAGCCCCACCCGCTGACCTTGCCCATGCCATCGACCGTCGCGAGCTCCGGCAGGAACGCGCCGGTCAGCGACTCGCCGTACGAGTAGAAGGTGTTGGAGACAATCACCAGGCCCATCGCGAGCGCAACCGCAAAGGGGCCGCTCAGCCGCGGCGTGATCGCTAGCGCCAAGGTGCCGAGCACGCAGCCGGCAGTGACGATGGCCAGCGCCTTTTTCTTCGCGGCGTGG is drawn from Variovorax sp. PBS-H4 and contains these coding sequences:
- a CDS encoding MFS transporter, with product MALFSQSALRPGVRKREVFGWAMYDFANSGYTTVVITAVFAAYFVGGIAKGAPWGPFAWTVALSISYAIVMLSMPAIGAWADLHAAKKKALAIVTAGCVLGTLALAITPRLSGPFAVALAMGLVIVSNTFYSYGESLTGAFLPELATVDGMGKVSGWGWAFGYIGGMLALGVCLAYVLSAQAKGLPAAHFVPVTMLITAAIYGLAACATFALLPERAQPQKATDSRNAWQQLSETFRNARAYRDFMWLLSCTVCYQGGVAVAITLAAIYAEQVIGFVPSETMVLIFVLNIAAALGAFGFGYLQDRIGHRRALSGALLAWIAVCVIAASVTTKGGFWWAATIAGLAMGSSQSAGRAMTGVLAPPRQLAEFFGLWSFATRLAAIIGPLSYGAITWATGGNQRIAILATSVLFIGGLLLLLPIDMRRGRAAALAGDTPQSEAEPLAAR
- the murI gene encoding glutamate racemase; amino-acid sequence: MSVPGALADRPIGVFDSGIGGLSVLNALREALPHERFAYFADTAHAPYGERGDAYVAQRTGTVARYLRERHGIKALVVACNTATAAAIHELRAEHPNLPVVGVEPALKPAVAASRTGHIAVLATRVTVESRKFEALRTSLAGQAQFRVIPCDGLAGAIERGDGAGIAALSERYLRQAGRFGTAPGEIDTLVLGCTHYPFIADELRRHCGRAVRFIDTGAPVALQTQRLLAQAGKLSANGEGAVALLSSAAPDGLDAAAARWLARPAVPASLAGA
- a CDS encoding fumarate hydratase; its protein translation is MTIIQQADLIESVAAALQYISYYHPTDYIAHLARAYEREQSPAAKDAMAQILTNSKMSATGQRPICQDTGIVNVFLKVGMDVRWGGFTGSLDDAINEGVRRGYNHPDNMLRASVVADPQFDRKNTKDNTPAVIFTEIVPGNTVEVTVAAKGGGSENKSKLVMLNPGDSVVDWVLKTVPTMGAGWCPPGMLGIGIGGTAEKAALLAKESLMDDLDMHELLARKRAGAELGKVEALRVELYEKVNALGIGAQGLGGLATVLDVKIKMYPTHAASKPVAMIPNCAATRHAHFVLDGSGPVYLEAPSLDLWPKIEWAPDYNKSKRVDLDKLTPAEVASWKPGDTLLLNGKMLTGRDAAHKRIADMLAKGEKLPVDFTNRVIYYVGPVDPVKGEAVGPAGPTTATRMDGFTEMMLAKTGLIAMIGKAERGPVAIEAIQKHKSAYLMAVGGAAYLVSKAIKTAKVVGFADLGMEAIYEFDVVDMPVTVAVDAGGTSAHITGPAEWQKRIASGEFKTIMMEAA